A part of Pectinatus sottacetonis genomic DNA contains:
- the gap gene encoding type I glyceraldehyde-3-phosphate dehydrogenase — protein sequence MAVKVAINGFGRIGRLAFRQMFDAEGYDVVAINDLTSPKMLAHLLKYDSTQGRYKYADSVKAGEDSITVNSKKITIYAKPNPEELPWGKLDVDVVLECTGFFASKEKASAHIKAGAKKVVISAPAGDDLPTIVYNVNHKTLKSSDTVISAASCTTNCLAPMADALNKLAPVQSGIMTTVHAYTGDQMTLDGPQRKGNLRRSRAAAVNIVPASSGAAKAIGLVIPELNGKLIGSAQRVPTPTGSTTILVAVVKGKVTVDEINKAMKAAETESFGYNEEEIVSSDVIGMRYGSLFDATQTMVVAMENGNTQVQIVSWYDNENSYTSQMVRTIKYFAELK from the coding sequence ATGGCAGTTAAAGTTGCTATTAATGGTTTTGGTCGTATTGGTCGTCTTGCTTTCAGACAGATGTTTGATGCAGAAGGATATGATGTTGTTGCTATCAACGATTTGACAAGTCCTAAAATGCTTGCTCATCTTTTAAAGTATGATTCCACACAGGGAAGATACAAATATGCTGATTCTGTAAAAGCAGGCGAAGATTCCATTACAGTAAATAGTAAAAAAATCACAATTTATGCTAAACCAAATCCTGAAGAATTACCTTGGGGTAAACTCGATGTAGACGTAGTTCTTGAATGCACAGGTTTCTTTGCATCCAAGGAAAAAGCTTCTGCTCATATCAAAGCAGGTGCTAAGAAAGTTGTTATTTCTGCTCCGGCAGGTGATGATCTTCCTACTATCGTCTATAATGTAAACCACAAAACTTTAAAATCGAGTGATACTGTTATTTCTGCAGCTTCTTGTACAACAAACTGCTTAGCTCCTATGGCTGATGCATTAAACAAATTAGCTCCTGTTCAGAGTGGTATTATGACAACAGTTCATGCATATACTGGCGATCAGATGACTCTTGATGGTCCTCAGCGCAAGGGTAACCTTCGTCGTTCCCGTGCAGCTGCTGTTAACATTGTTCCTGCAAGTTCAGGTGCAGCAAAAGCTATTGGCCTTGTAATTCCAGAATTGAACGGTAAATTAATCGGTTCCGCACAACGTGTTCCTACACCTACAGGTTCTACTACTATTTTAGTAGCGGTAGTAAAAGGCAAAGTAACTGTTGACGAAATCAATAAAGCTATGAAGGCTGCTGAAACTGAATCCTTCGGTTATAATGAAGAAGAAATCGTATCCAGCGATGTTATCGGCATGAGATATGGTTCATTATTTGATGCAACACAAACAATGGTTGTTGCTATGGAAAATGGCAATACTCAAGTTCAGATTGTTTCATGGTATGACAATGAAAATAGTTATACCAGTCAAATGGTTCGTACAATAAAATACTTTGCTGAACTGAAGTAA
- a CDS encoding phosphoglycerate kinase, which translates to MNKKTIRDIDVNGKKVFIRVDFNVPMDENQNITNDKRIRATLPTLNYLLDHNAALILACHVGRPKGERVPELSVKPIVKRLSELLGKDVKYAEDCIGEPAKKAAAALKPGEVLLLENLRYHNEETKNDPKFAKELASLADIAVDDAFGVSHRAHASNVGIAKYIEVVSGFLVEKEIKFIGQALAAPKHPFVAIIGGAKVSDKIGVISNMIEKVDTIIIGGGMAYTFLKSEGYNIGTSLCEDDKLDLAKELLAKAKAKSVKVILPVDIMIADKFAADANHKVVAADKIEDGWMGLDCGPETAKINAEALKNAKTIVWNGPMGVFEFDAFAKGTEAVAKAVADSDAISIVGGGDSIAALKKTGLSDKISHISTGGGATLEFLEGKTMPGIEAIANR; encoded by the coding sequence ATGAACAAAAAAACAATAAGAGATATTGATGTAAATGGTAAAAAAGTATTTATTCGTGTGGACTTTAATGTTCCCATGGATGAAAACCAAAACATTACTAATGACAAAAGAATCAGAGCAACTCTGCCTACATTGAATTATCTTTTGGACCATAATGCAGCACTTATTCTGGCCTGTCATGTAGGGCGTCCAAAAGGTGAAAGAGTGCCTGAGTTATCCGTTAAACCTATTGTAAAAAGGCTTTCTGAACTTTTAGGCAAAGATGTAAAATATGCTGAAGACTGCATAGGAGAACCAGCAAAAAAAGCAGCAGCAGCTTTAAAACCTGGGGAAGTGCTTTTACTAGAAAATCTTCGTTATCACAATGAAGAAACTAAAAATGATCCTAAATTCGCTAAAGAATTGGCTTCATTGGCTGATATAGCGGTAGATGATGCTTTCGGTGTATCTCATAGAGCACATGCTTCTAACGTTGGTATTGCAAAATATATTGAAGTTGTAAGTGGTTTTCTCGTTGAAAAAGAAATTAAATTTATCGGGCAGGCTCTTGCTGCTCCTAAACATCCATTTGTAGCTATAATTGGTGGGGCAAAAGTATCTGATAAAATTGGTGTTATTTCTAATATGATTGAAAAAGTTGATACTATCATAATTGGTGGTGGCATGGCATATACTTTTCTAAAATCTGAAGGCTATAATATTGGCACTTCTCTTTGTGAAGATGATAAACTCGATTTAGCAAAAGAATTGTTGGCGAAAGCTAAGGCTAAAAGTGTAAAAGTAATATTACCAGTAGATATAATGATTGCTGATAAATTCGCAGCAGATGCTAATCATAAAGTAGTTGCAGCAGATAAAATCGAAGATGGCTGGATGGGACTCGACTGCGGTCCAGAAACAGCAAAAATCAATGCGGAAGCATTAAAAAATGCTAAGACTATTGTATGGAATGGACCTATGGGGGTATTCGAATTTGATGCTTTTGCCAAAGGAACTGAAGCAGTTGCAAAGGCAGTAGCAGATTCTGATGCCATCAGTATCGTCGGTGGTGGTGATTCTATAGCTGCTTTGAAGAAAACCGGTCTTTCTGATAAAATAAGCCATATTTCTACTGGCGGCGGTGCTACATTAGAATTTCTGGAAGGAAAAACCATGCCTGGCATTGAAGCCATCGCAAATCGTTAA
- the tpiA gene encoding triose-phosphate isomerase, translated as MRKPVIAGNWKMNNTIAAGTKLVKDLVPLVKDNNKVEIVVCPTFTALSAVAEATKGTNIHVGAQNVHWEKSGAFTGEISTDMLKEIGVEYVVLGHSERREYFGETNEGVNKRAKAALAAGLIPIICCGETLEIREAGTTNTFVKGQIEAALDGMCTADVEKVIIAYEPIWAIGTGKTATFEQAEEVCSVIREAVAAKFNQATADKVRIQYGGSVKPNTIDGLMKKPNVDGALVGGASLKAPDFARIANFN; from the coding sequence ATGCGTAAACCTGTTATTGCGGGCAATTGGAAAATGAACAATACTATTGCTGCTGGAACGAAATTAGTAAAAGATTTAGTTCCATTAGTAAAAGACAATAATAAAGTTGAAATAGTGGTATGTCCCACTTTCACAGCTTTATCTGCTGTAGCTGAGGCTACTAAGGGGACTAATATTCATGTTGGAGCTCAAAATGTACATTGGGAAAAAAGCGGTGCTTTTACCGGAGAAATTTCTACTGACATGCTTAAAGAAATTGGTGTAGAATATGTTGTTCTCGGTCATTCTGAACGCCGAGAATATTTTGGTGAAACTAATGAAGGTGTAAATAAACGTGCTAAAGCTGCTCTCGCCGCAGGACTTATTCCTATTATCTGTTGTGGAGAAACTTTGGAAATTCGTGAAGCTGGGACAACCAACACTTTTGTCAAAGGACAAATTGAAGCAGCTCTTGACGGAATGTGTACTGCCGATGTAGAAAAAGTTATTATTGCCTATGAACCTATATGGGCAATTGGAACAGGTAAAACGGCTACATTTGAACAAGCTGAAGAAGTTTGTTCAGTTATTCGTGAAGCAGTTGCAGCTAAGTTTAACCAGGCTACTGCAGATAAAGTTCGTATTCAGTATGGTGGCAGTGTAAAACCTAATACTATTGATGGATTAATGAAAAAACCAAATGTTGATGGAGCATTGGTGGGCGGTGCATCATTAAAAGCACCTGACTTTGCACGTATTGCAAATTTTAATTAA